In a genomic window of Glycine max cultivar Williams 82 chromosome 13, Glycine_max_v4.0, whole genome shotgun sequence:
- the LOC100803506 gene encoding methionine--tRNA ligase, cytoplasmic, with protein MAENVKGSKLPMEGKRNILITSALPYVNNVPHLGNIIGCVLSADVFARYCRLRGYNAIYICGTDEYGTATETKAMEENCSPKEICDKYHAIHKEVYNWFNISFDEFGRTSCPQQTEVCHAIFKSIYDKWLSENTIQQLYCDSCERFLADRLVEGTCPTQGCKYDSARGDQCEKCGKLLNPTELKNPRCKVCEKPPRIRDTDHLFLELPLLKDRLEKYISEMSVVGGWSQNAIQTTNSWLREGLRSRCITRDLKWGVSVPHEKYSDKVFYVWFDAPIGYVSITSCYTRDWEKWWKNPENVELYQFMGKDNVPFHTVMFPSTLLATGENWTLMKTISVTEYLNYEAGKFSKSKGIGVFGNDVKDTSIPVEVWRYYLLTNRPEVSDTLFTWPDLQAKLNCELLNNLGNFIHRVLSFIAKPAGRGYDSVIPSIPDDVSGESHIQTKIFADKVVAYIDQYIEAMEKVKLKQGLKTAMSISSEGNAYLQEAEFWRLYKENRPLCSLVMKTAVGIVYLLACLLEPFIPSFTREVFKQLNLPAVTHVSLCQDKGDIDRVKRPWDIISAGHKIGTPEPLFRELKDEEVEFYRKKFAGSQADRTVRAEAEAENVAGQLKKTKLSIIGKEEISLNP; from the exons ATGGCGGAGAATGTGAAAGGATCGAAGCTTCCCATGGAAGGAAAGCGTAACATCCTTATCACAAGTGCCTTGCCTTACGTTAATAATGTTCCTCACCTCGGCAATATCATCGGAT GTGTGTTAAGTGCTGATGTGTTTGCTCGGTACTGTCGACTTCGGGGTTACAATGCTATTTACATTTGTGGCACTGATGAGTATGGAACAGCCACAGAAACTAAAGCCATGGAAGAAAATTGCTCCCCCAAAGAAATTTGTGACAA ATACCATGCTATTCACAAGGAGGTCTACAATTGGTTCAATATAAGTTTTGATGAATTTGGGCGGACGTCATGCCCTCAGCAAACTGAAGTTTGTCAtgcaatttttaaaagtatatatgaCAAGTGGCTCTCCGAGAACACAATACAGCAG CTTTACTGCGACAGTTGTGAAAGATTCTTAGCTGATAGGCTTGTGGAGGGTACCTGCCCGACTCAGGGGTGCAAATATGATTCTGCTCGAGGAGACCAATGTGAGAAATGTGGAAAGCTTCTAAATCCGACAGAATTGAAAAATCCCAGATGCAAG GTTTGTGAGAAACCTCCTCGTATTCGCGATACAGACCACTTGTTTCTTGAACTCCCcttattgaaagatagattggaAAAATACATCAGTGAGATGTCCGTGGTCGGTGGATGGAGTCAGAATGCTATCCAAACAACAAATTCGTGGCTTAGAGAAGGATTAAGGTCCCGTTGTATTACAAGGGATCTAAAGTGGGGGGTTTCTGTTCCACATGAAAAATACAGCGACAAG GTTTTCTATGTTTGGTTTGATGCTCCTATTGGATATGTCTCAATTACTTCGTGCTACACACGTGATTGGGAGAAATGGTGGAAAAATCCAGAGAATGTGGAGTTGTATCAATTTATGGGCAAGGACAATGTGCCATTCCATACA GTGATGTTTCCATCTACTCTACTTGCAACCGGTGAAAATTGGACTTTAATGAAGACTATTAGCGTTACTGAATACTTGAATTATGAAGCAG GGAAGTTTTCTAAGAGCAAAGGTATCGGGGTATTTGGTAATGATGTGAAAGATACTAGCATTCCAGTTGAAGTATGGAGATATTACTTACTCACAAATAGGCCCGAG GTATCAGATACATTATTTACATGGCCTGACTTGCAAGCTAAATTAAACTGTGAGTTGCTGAATAATTTGGGCAACTTCATTCACCGGGTTTTGAGCTTTATTGCCAAGCCTGCAG GTCGAGGATATGATTCTGTTATTCCCTCTATTCCTGATGATGTAAGTGGCGAATCCCATATTCAGACCAAAATATTTGCTGATAAAGTTGTGGCATATATAGACCAATACATAGAAGCAATGGAGAAG GTTAAACTTAAGCAAGGATTGAAAACTGCAATGAGCATATCCAGCGAAGGAAATGCATATCTGCAG GAAGCTGAATTCTGGCGCCTTTACAAGGAAAATAGACCTCTTTGCTCCCTTGTCATGAAAACTGCAGTTGGGATTGTGTATCTTCTTGCTTGTTTGTTAGAACCTTTTATCCCATCTTTCACTCGTGAA GTATTTAAGCAGCTAAATTTGCCTGCGGTGACACATGTCTCACTTTGTCAAGACAAAGGAGATATTGATAGGGTAAAAAGACCCTGGGATATCATAAGTGCTGGTCATAAAATTGGAACACCCGAGCCATTGTTCAGGGAACTT AAAGATGAAGAAGTGGAGTTCTATAGGAAGAAGTTTGCAGGAAGTCAAGCTGATAGGACTGTGCGGGCAGAGGCCGAAGCTGAAAATGTTGCTGGGCAGTTGAAGAAAACGAAACTTTCAATAATTGGAAAAGAGGAAATTAGTCTTAACCCCTAG